Proteins encoded by one window of Phosphitispora fastidiosa:
- a CDS encoding protein kinase domain-containing protein has protein sequence MGNVLKKVSIISGVYGQPGEEKVSAFLAENLSDRYVILNSPRIYYHGATYDIDHIVIGPNGVFVVETKNMQGQIQGGIMGNWVQERRKSGKRSKVKIGNPANQVHQYAKVVKSYIGSRWAYEKDHKMNVKVYPVVVFVHEDIDISKMEFTKPGYIGRVKILELAELVEFINRREGAEYTDEEIHGMAELVVPEDQRDQTVYYSVDKLQEFSESSADRYELFEEIGRGSFGSVYRGFDFKVDREIAVKRVSLLNRSEHSTISRFYREAQIASELKHDNIVGVYDYYEKSGELHIIMEYIEGQALDEYVKSNDISVTVAFEIMKNICSGVSYAHEKQVVHRDLKPSNILISHDGEVKVADFGIAKIQNSTKLTLEGTGAGTPIIMSPEQIAGQPVTEKSDIFALGVLLYYLVSGRLPFDGEYIGEIIKKITHLEPEPPGRYNKELTGDMESVILKALEKNPEDRFKNVAEMLKAIEEILDTGRLAVKVGRKKWLKYLPRHIRAAFRSERKVFTTITLISLLVFAGILAVQGFKDSRQLSQDVLLTKQYGFNNENLQLLFDNPKLYMGLPVNLVGRIEKLVEIDKNNTQFTVSVGVGGQVRTRDIIVSYNLPHSVLQFSNFIEITGSIQHVMKVNENEEVPLIVADKVEGIEDPWSILAPAKYTIYPDKTVTQNNKVVHLEKVEFAERETRLYVQMENTGSSDELLVLTNTIGKQDGQEFKELKNSYYGQGFLSIVQLQPKQEARGVIFLEPMDSQKGAAMVSLGSTNDVLMGQEPYVFDIEW, from the coding sequence ATGGGTAATGTTCTGAAAAAAGTCTCAATAATTTCAGGGGTTTACGGGCAGCCTGGGGAAGAAAAGGTGTCCGCTTTTCTTGCTGAGAATCTTTCGGACCGGTATGTTATTCTTAATTCCCCAAGAATTTACTATCATGGGGCTACCTATGATATTGATCATATTGTGATAGGCCCAAACGGTGTTTTTGTAGTTGAGACCAAAAATATGCAGGGACAGATTCAAGGCGGGATAATGGGTAACTGGGTTCAGGAAAGGCGCAAATCAGGCAAACGCTCCAAGGTGAAGATTGGCAATCCTGCCAATCAGGTTCACCAGTATGCCAAGGTGGTTAAGTCTTATATTGGTTCCCGGTGGGCTTACGAAAAAGATCATAAAATGAATGTCAAGGTTTATCCTGTTGTTGTCTTTGTTCACGAGGATATCGACATATCTAAAATGGAGTTCACCAAGCCGGGTTATATCGGCAGGGTAAAGATTCTGGAATTGGCAGAGCTTGTTGAATTTATTAACCGCAGAGAGGGAGCGGAATATACCGACGAAGAAATTCACGGGATGGCTGAACTGGTTGTCCCCGAAGACCAGAGGGACCAGACTGTATATTATTCGGTGGACAAGCTGCAGGAGTTTAGTGAAAGCTCTGCCGACCGCTATGAACTTTTTGAAGAAATTGGCCGCGGTAGTTTTGGCTCAGTTTACCGTGGCTTTGATTTTAAAGTTGATCGGGAAATTGCTGTCAAGCGGGTTTCCCTTTTAAACCGGTCCGAACACAGCACAATAAGCCGTTTTTATCGTGAGGCCCAGATAGCTTCAGAATTGAAACACGATAATATTGTAGGGGTATATGACTACTATGAAAAGTCAGGTGAACTCCACATTATCATGGAGTACATTGAAGGACAAGCCCTGGATGAATATGTAAAAAGCAATGATATTTCTGTGACCGTGGCCTTTGAGATTATGAAGAATATCTGTTCCGGGGTTTCCTATGCACATGAAAAACAGGTTGTGCATCGGGATTTAAAACCGTCTAATATCCTGATTTCTCATGATGGCGAGGTAAAGGTCGCTGATTTTGGGATAGCTAAAATACAGAATTCCACCAAACTTACCCTGGAAGGTACAGGCGCCGGAACTCCAATAATCATGTCACCGGAACAGATTGCCGGGCAGCCGGTAACCGAAAAAAGTGATATTTTTGCTCTGGGTGTGCTTCTCTATTACCTGGTTTCCGGAAGGTTACCTTTTGACGGAGAGTACATCGGAGAAATCATAAAGAAAATCACCCATTTGGAACCTGAGCCTCCGGGGCGTTACAATAAAGAATTAACCGGTGATATGGAGTCCGTAATTCTAAAGGCTCTGGAGAAAAATCCCGAGGACCGGTTCAAAAATGTGGCTGAAATGCTGAAAGCAATTGAAGAAATACTGGATACAGGGAGGTTAGCGGTCAAAGTCGGCCGGAAAAAATGGCTTAAATACCTCCCCAGGCATATCAGGGCAGCTTTCAGGTCGGAACGCAAGGTGTTTACAACCATTACTTTGATAAGTCTGCTTGTGTTTGCAGGTATTCTGGCAGTTCAAGGATTTAAAGATTCCAGGCAGCTTTCACAGGATGTACTGCTTACTAAACAATACGGGTTTAACAACGAAAACCTGCAGTTGTTGTTTGATAACCCTAAACTCTATATGGGACTTCCGGTTAATCTTGTCGGCAGAATTGAAAAGCTGGTAGAAATAGATAAAAACAATACTCAGTTTACTGTATCTGTAGGAGTTGGCGGCCAAGTGCGAACCAGGGATATTATCGTTAGTTATAACCTGCCTCACTCAGTGTTGCAGTTTTCCAATTTTATTGAAATTACAGGCAGCATCCAACATGTTATGAAAGTGAACGAAAATGAAGAGGTACCGCTTATTGTTGCTGATAAAGTGGAAGGTATTGAAGACCCGTGGTCAATACTTGCCCCGGCAAAGTATACAATTTACCCTGACAAAACCGTTACCCAAAACAATAAGGTCGTTCATCTGGAAAAGGTCGAATTTGCCGAGCGGGAAACAAGGCTTTATGTACAGATGGAAAATACGGGTAGTTCGGATGAACTCCTGGTGTTGACAAACACTATCGGCAAACAGGATGGACAGGAGTTTAAAGAACTGAAAAATAGTTATTATGGTCAGGGATTTCTTTCAATAGTTCAGCTGCAGCCTAAGCAGGAAGCCCGGGGAGTGATATTCCTGGAACCCATGGACAGCCAGAAAGGGGCAGCTATGGTTAGCCTGGGATCCACCAATGATGTCCTTATGGGACAGGAACCTTACGTTTTCGATATTGAGTGGTAA
- a CDS encoding antibiotic biosynthesis monooxygenase family protein, with protein sequence MLIVIARIKTRSGRIDKIVPLLQENTELGTSKQGHISSFLAKSTESENELLVYSLWENESLYEQAKKEIKKDPRTKKAMLQLLIHLSGEPAIETFTVIS encoded by the coding sequence GTGTTAATAGTCATTGCCAGAATAAAAACACGCAGCGGCCGTATTGATAAAATAGTACCCCTGCTGCAGGAAAACACTGAACTAGGAACAAGTAAACAGGGACACATCAGCAGTTTTCTGGCTAAAAGCACTGAAAGTGAAAATGAGCTTCTGGTATATTCCCTCTGGGAGAATGAGTCCCTCTATGAACAGGCAAAAAAAGAAATCAAAAAAGACCCCCGGACCAAAAAAGCGATGCTTCAGCTGCTAATCCACCTGTCCGGGGAACCCGCTATTGAAACTTTTACCGTTATTTCATAA
- a CDS encoding endonuclease III domain-containing protein produces MNRNEIASAPKAGENSIHELMQIYNRMFVYFGPRKWWPGETIFEICVGAILTQSVSWKNVMKAVDNLKRAGLLELESMHNASVEAIEQCIIPTMYYRMKTKKLQAFVSHVMQKYDGDLAKMFSKDMDSLRIELLSIYGIGPETADSIILYAAEKPAFVVDAYTRRIFSRLGIFNEDVTYDEMKDYFMQRLSPDVPLYNEYHALVTGIGNRFCSNKRPKCKECPLCEKCCFPQGRE; encoded by the coding sequence TTGAACAGGAATGAAATTGCGAGTGCCCCAAAGGCTGGTGAAAACAGTATTCATGAACTAATGCAGATTTATAACAGGATGTTTGTATATTTTGGGCCCAGGAAATGGTGGCCGGGTGAAACAATTTTTGAGATCTGTGTTGGCGCTATACTGACACAGAGTGTTTCCTGGAAAAACGTTATGAAGGCTGTCGATAACCTGAAAAGAGCCGGACTTCTTGAACTGGAAAGTATGCACAACGCCTCAGTTGAAGCGATTGAACAGTGCATAATTCCCACAATGTATTATAGAATGAAAACCAAAAAATTGCAGGCGTTTGTAAGTCATGTAATGCAAAAATACGATGGAGACCTGGCCAAAATGTTCAGTAAAGATATGGACAGTTTAAGGATAGAATTACTGAGTATTTACGGCATTGGTCCAGAGACAGCGGACAGCATTATCCTATATGCGGCAGAAAAACCCGCCTTTGTTGTTGACGCATACACGCGGCGGATTTTCTCCAGATTGGGCATCTTCAATGAAGATGTTACCTATGACGAAATGAAGGACTATTTTATGCAGAGGCTTTCTCCTGACGTGCCCTTGTACAATGAGTACCATGCCTTAGTAACCGGAATCGGAAACAGGTTCTGCAGCAATAAAAGACCAAAATGTAAAGAATGTCCTTTATGTGAGAAATGCTGCTTTCCTCAGGGGAGGGAGTAG
- a CDS encoding TVP38/TMEM64 family protein, producing the protein MKNYPNKADRPSGSGQPFSIISLAVAVVSIIGLYLYKPVNLEEVSTIEGFVRYAKSFGVIMPIVIFEIILVQAIVPVIPFVMLCSAAGILIGVGQGIAIIWAGTLTGASITFFLSRTMGFRWALSKHEGKVPGYLEKMNGTGGFLAVLTLRLLPYFPAPIINITAGISQMRFASFFLASAIGKLPFIIGYTYVGNNLINSKNYALMMALFAALIIVPYLIMVTLKKNSS; encoded by the coding sequence ATGAAGAACTATCCTAATAAAGCGGACAGGCCGTCCGGAAGCGGACAGCCTTTTTCTATAATAAGCCTTGCAGTTGCTGTTGTTTCGATTATAGGACTGTATTTATATAAACCGGTAAATCTCGAAGAAGTGTCTACTATTGAAGGTTTTGTCAGGTATGCAAAGTCTTTTGGGGTAATTATGCCGATAGTCATTTTTGAAATTATTCTTGTTCAGGCTATAGTTCCTGTGATTCCTTTTGTAATGTTATGCAGCGCCGCCGGCATACTAATTGGAGTGGGACAGGGAATAGCAATAATCTGGGCGGGAACACTGACCGGGGCTTCAATAACTTTTTTTTTATCAAGAACGATGGGATTCCGGTGGGCTCTTTCAAAGCACGAGGGAAAGGTTCCGGGATACCTGGAAAAGATGAATGGTACGGGGGGGTTCCTGGCTGTATTGACTCTAAGGCTCCTGCCATATTTTCCGGCTCCAATTATTAATATCACTGCCGGGATAAGCCAGATGAGGTTTGCCTCGTTTTTTTTGGCTTCTGCTATTGGCAAATTACCCTTTATAATAGGTTATACCTATGTGGGCAATAATCTTATCAACAGTAAAAATTATGCTCTGATGATGGCATTATTTGCGGCTTTGATTATTGTGCCTTATTTGATAATGGTAACCCTAAAAAAGAATTCCTCTTAA
- a CDS encoding selenium metabolism-associated LysR family transcriptional regulator, with amino-acid sequence MFSLRQLKAFVLVAENKSFTKAAKRLYMTQPAISAQIKVLEDRLEVQLMERNDKSVVLTEAGQLFYEEAGKILQLYEGFMEAIDELKGIRRGRLLISASTIPGEYVLPMLMGEFSREYPGIELCLKIADTGVVVQQLIGRDIDLGIIGAPIQHETITLSEFISDELIIIGPATEGTRDLELTPSELVASKLILREPDSGTRMMFCKTLENNGFDTESLRVVMELGSTRAIITAVESGLGLSVVSRLSALDALQLGKVREVKVSGMGSLERSLYLAWNHNRYISYSARALLEYLETNKDRINKLIWSRK; translated from the coding sequence ATGTTCAGTCTGCGACAGCTTAAAGCGTTTGTTCTGGTAGCTGAAAATAAGAGTTTTACCAAAGCCGCCAAAAGGCTATATATGACACAGCCTGCGATAAGCGCCCAGATAAAAGTGCTGGAAGATAGACTGGAAGTCCAGCTTATGGAACGCAATGACAAGAGTGTTGTCCTCACTGAGGCTGGACAGCTGTTTTATGAGGAAGCAGGGAAGATATTGCAGCTATATGAAGGCTTTATGGAGGCTATTGATGAACTCAAAGGCATTCGCAGAGGCCGGCTCTTAATTTCAGCCAGCACTATTCCGGGAGAGTATGTACTGCCTATGCTGATGGGGGAATTTAGCAGGGAGTATCCAGGGATTGAACTTTGTCTTAAGATTGCTGATACAGGCGTGGTTGTGCAGCAGCTTATTGGCAGGGATATCGATTTAGGAATAATCGGGGCTCCGATACAACATGAAACTATTACTTTGAGTGAGTTTATCAGTGATGAACTAATAATAATTGGTCCTGCCACAGAGGGAACCCGAGACTTAGAATTAACCCCCAGTGAATTAGTGGCATCAAAGCTGATTCTCAGGGAACCGGATTCGGGGACCAGAATGATGTTTTGTAAAACGCTTGAGAATAATGGGTTTGATACAGAAAGTCTGCGGGTGGTAATGGAACTGGGAAGCACCAGGGCTATCATTACAGCTGTAGAAAGCGGTTTGGGTCTGAGTGTGGTTTCCCGGCTCTCTGCCCTTGATGCCCTCCAATTGGGGAAAGTCAGGGAAGTCAAGGTCAGCGGTATGGGCAGTCTGGAACGTTCCCTTTATTTAGCCTGGAATCATAACAGATATATTAGTTATTCTGCCCGGGCATTGTTAGAATATCTTGAAACAAATAAAGACCGTATTAATAAACTGATTTGGAGCCGAAAATGA
- the murI gene encoding glutamate racemase, with translation MNNNLNNLPIGVFDSGIGGISLLAEMVRTMPGEHFLYLSDSANVPYGTKNRECIREVSLAAARLLFAKGIKALVVACNTATSAAITYIREQYEMPVIGMEPAIKPAVEKNGKGKIIVLATPLTLKENKFNDLFRRFNCSAEIIPIPCPGFAELIESEAQPEVIREYLIHIIGDGSRVNFNEVSTVVLGCTHYCFVRDEISRVVGPQAVIIDGTEGTARHVMRTLEAGGLVAAENSPKRGVEFLTTGDPDCVIPLCERFFDKALGMLNK, from the coding sequence ATGAACAATAATCTTAACAACTTACCTATTGGTGTATTTGATTCAGGAATCGGTGGCATCAGTCTTCTTGCGGAAATGGTGAGAACTATGCCTGGAGAACATTTTCTGTACCTTTCCGATTCGGCTAATGTCCCTTATGGGACCAAGAATCGCGAATGTATCAGGGAAGTTTCTCTTGCTGCGGCCCGACTGTTGTTTGCCAAAGGGATTAAAGCTCTGGTTGTTGCCTGTAATACTGCCACCAGTGCTGCGATTACATATATTCGCGAACAATATGAAATGCCTGTTATCGGAATGGAGCCGGCCATAAAGCCGGCTGTAGAAAAAAACGGTAAAGGTAAAATAATCGTTCTGGCCACACCGCTGACCTTAAAGGAAAACAAGTTCAACGACCTTTTCCGGAGATTTAACTGCAGTGCTGAAATTATTCCGATACCATGTCCGGGTTTTGCAGAGCTTATAGAGTCAGAGGCACAACCGGAAGTCATCAGGGAGTACCTTATCCATATTATTGGTGATGGCAGCCGGGTAAATTTCAATGAGGTATCAACTGTGGTTCTGGGATGTACTCATTACTGTTTTGTCAGGGATGAGATTTCCCGGGTTGTGGGGCCACAGGCAGTCATTATTGATGGAACTGAAGGAACCGCCAGGCATGTTATGAGGACATTAGAAGCAGGGGGCCTTGTGGCTGCTGAAAACAGCCCTAAAAGGGGTGTGGAATTTTTGACCACAGGTGACCCTGATTGCGTCATCCCCCTTTGTGAACGCTTTTTTGATAAAGCCTTGGGTATGCTCAATAAGTAA
- a CDS encoding adenylate kinase: MIMGPPGAGKGTQAERLVKELDITHISTGDMFRAAIKEGTEMGKKAKEYMDKGQLVPDEVVVGMVKDRLSQPDCEKGFLLDGFPRTAAQADALSKTLDDMGIKLDGVINIGVPRERLMARLTGRRVCKACGASYHVIFNSPKQEGVCDSCGGELYQRSDDNEETVSNRLDVYEAQTQPLIDYYSERGVLLEINGDQDINLVLKDVLAALKK, translated from the coding sequence ATGATTATGGGACCGCCCGGAGCAGGCAAAGGTACCCAGGCAGAGAGACTCGTTAAGGAACTCGATATCACCCATATTTCCACAGGGGATATGTTCCGCGCCGCCATCAAGGAAGGAACCGAAATGGGGAAAAAGGCCAAGGAATACATGGATAAAGGCCAACTGGTTCCTGATGAAGTGGTTGTCGGAATGGTAAAAGACAGGCTTTCACAGCCTGATTGTGAAAAAGGATTCCTGTTGGACGGCTTTCCGAGGACAGCAGCCCAGGCAGATGCCTTAAGCAAGACTTTGGATGACATGGGAATTAAGCTTGACGGGGTTATCAATATTGGAGTTCCCAGGGAAAGGCTGATGGCACGTCTGACCGGCCGCAGGGTTTGCAAAGCCTGTGGTGCCAGCTACCATGTTATTTTCAACTCACCCAAGCAGGAAGGTGTCTGTGACAGTTGCGGGGGAGAACTGTACCAGCGTTCCGATGATAATGAAGAGACTGTTTCCAACCGCCTTGATGTATATGAAGCTCAGACTCAGCCATTGATTGACTACTACAGCGAGCGGGGGGTTCTTTTAGAAATTAACGGTGATCAGGATATCAACCTGGTTCTCAAAGATGTGTTGGCAGCATTAAAGAAATAA
- a CDS encoding SpoVR family protein: MTSEEIKLFQESLEQISNKAKEFGLDFYDMRFEIIPSDIIYTFGAYGMPTRYSHWSFGKAFHRMKTQYDYNLSKIYELVINSNPCYAFLLDGNLLIQNKLVAAHVYAHCDFFKNNKWFRHTSRDMVESMSRNADRIREYEYRFGRQRVESLLDSALAIQEHIDPRHNIGREQAPQKEQCQYGRCRQEHKKRVTPYDDLWNIGVRQETEKDAVNKKKKKFPVEPEKDLLKFIAVYGRELEEWERDILFIVREEMLYFWPQVETKIMNEGWATLWHSRIMREIDLDEEETIEFAKMHAGVVQKSRSGLNPYYIGLKIWEDIEKRWDKPSEEEKKKYGRLDGQGRKKVFEVRETENDISFIRNYLTKELVEELDLFLFQKVYTKWQVVETEWEKVREGFVTMLTNGGFPHILVEDGNYKGDGELYLRHSHDSRDLDLYYLEKTLPYVYKLWGRTVHMETVVDNKKQLYSYNGTKISKQSL; encoded by the coding sequence ATGACTTCAGAAGAAATCAAACTGTTTCAGGAATCACTGGAACAGATATCAAATAAGGCCAAGGAATTTGGCTTGGATTTTTATGATATGCGTTTCGAAATTATTCCTTCTGATATTATTTACACATTTGGGGCATATGGAATGCCGACCAGATATTCTCACTGGTCTTTTGGCAAGGCATTCCACCGGATGAAGACACAGTATGACTATAATCTAAGTAAAATATATGAACTGGTCATTAATTCAAACCCTTGCTATGCCTTTCTCCTGGACGGGAATTTACTGATTCAGAACAAACTGGTAGCCGCACACGTTTATGCGCATTGTGATTTTTTCAAAAATAATAAATGGTTCAGGCATACCTCAAGAGACATGGTTGAGTCCATGTCCAGAAATGCGGACCGTATCAGGGAGTATGAATACAGGTTCGGGCGGCAGCGTGTGGAATCGTTGTTGGACTCCGCCCTGGCAATACAGGAGCATATTGACCCCAGACATAATATCGGCAGAGAGCAGGCCCCGCAGAAGGAGCAGTGCCAATATGGCAGATGCCGGCAGGAGCACAAGAAGAGAGTGACTCCTTATGATGACTTATGGAATATAGGGGTCCGCCAAGAAACAGAAAAAGATGCTGTCAATAAAAAGAAGAAGAAATTCCCGGTTGAACCGGAAAAGGACCTCCTTAAATTTATTGCTGTTTATGGCAGAGAGCTGGAAGAGTGGGAAAGGGATATCCTGTTTATTGTCAGGGAAGAAATGCTGTATTTTTGGCCACAGGTGGAAACTAAGATTATGAATGAAGGCTGGGCTACACTCTGGCATTCAAGAATAATGCGGGAAATTGATCTCGACGAGGAAGAAACCATAGAGTTTGCCAAAATGCATGCCGGAGTTGTCCAGAAATCAAGGTCTGGGCTTAATCCCTATTACATAGGTCTGAAAATCTGGGAGGATATCGAAAAAAGATGGGATAAACCATCTGAAGAGGAAAAGAAGAAATATGGTCGTTTGGACGGTCAAGGCCGTAAAAAGGTATTTGAGGTCAGAGAGACTGAAAATGATATCTCCTTTATCAGGAATTACCTGACTAAAGAACTTGTTGAGGAATTGGACCTTTTTCTGTTCCAAAAGGTATATACCAAGTGGCAGGTGGTGGAAACTGAGTGGGAAAAGGTAAGGGAAGGGTTTGTTACCATGCTGACAAACGGAGGATTCCCGCATATCCTGGTTGAAGACGGAAATTACAAGGGTGATGGTGAACTATACCTGCGCCACAGCCATGACAGCAGGGATCTGGACCTGTATTACCTTGAAAAGACCCTGCCATATGTATACAAACTGTGGGGCCGGACAGTCCATATGGAAACTGTAGTGGACAATAAAAAACAGCTGTATTCTTACAATGGGACTAAAATATCGAAACAGAGTCTGTGA
- the yhbH gene encoding sporulation protein YhbH, whose product MALTGTSFIVSKDDWSLHRKGHIDQQRHMEKVKEAIKRNLADIVAEESIIMSEGRKIVKVPIRSLDEFHFRFNRNKQKYVGQGDGDTKQGDVLGQDSSSQGPGKGPGAGSEPGMDYYEAEITVDELAELIFEDLGLPNLKEKKQQELISESFQFRDVRKKGIMSNIDKRRTIMESIRRNAVDGTGEIAIKPDDLRFKTWDQDIRYQSNAVVIAMMDTSGSMGPFEKYIARSFFFWMVRFLRTKYQNVNILFLAHHTAAKEVSEEEFFTKGESGGTRCSSVYELALEIIQTRYSPEDYNIYPFHFSDGDNLPSDNGKCLELVRKLLDFCNIFGYGEIEGLYYNSSSLMSVYRKINDEKFTSVLIKDKTGVYPALKTFFKPHNET is encoded by the coding sequence ATGGCGTTGACAGGCACCAGCTTCATTGTGTCCAAGGACGACTGGTCCTTGCACCGTAAGGGGCATATTGACCAACAGCGCCATATGGAAAAAGTTAAGGAGGCCATTAAGAGAAACCTGGCCGACATTGTAGCCGAGGAAAGCATTATCATGTCCGAAGGCCGAAAAATAGTAAAAGTCCCGATAAGGTCCCTGGACGAATTTCATTTCAGATTCAATAGGAACAAGCAAAAGTATGTCGGTCAGGGTGATGGTGATACCAAACAGGGGGATGTACTGGGCCAGGACAGCAGCTCACAGGGCCCGGGAAAAGGGCCGGGGGCCGGTTCGGAGCCGGGAATGGATTACTATGAGGCTGAAATTACGGTTGATGAACTGGCCGAGCTAATCTTCGAGGATTTGGGTCTGCCCAATTTGAAGGAAAAAAAGCAGCAGGAGCTGATAAGCGAGTCGTTCCAGTTTAGGGATGTCAGAAAAAAAGGGATTATGAGTAATATTGATAAGCGCAGGACTATAATGGAGAGCATTAGAAGGAATGCAGTTGACGGGACCGGTGAAATTGCTATCAAGCCTGATGACCTGAGGTTTAAAACATGGGACCAGGATATCAGATACCAGTCAAATGCGGTTGTGATTGCCATGATGGATACTTCAGGTTCAATGGGTCCCTTCGAGAAGTATATAGCCAGGAGCTTTTTTTTCTGGATGGTCAGGTTTCTCCGGACCAAATACCAGAATGTTAACATCTTGTTTCTGGCACACCACACTGCTGCCAAGGAAGTCAGTGAAGAGGAGTTTTTTACCAAGGGGGAAAGCGGCGGTACCCGGTGTTCCTCTGTGTATGAACTGGCTCTGGAGATAATTCAAACGAGGTACAGTCCTGAAGACTATAATATCTATCCCTTTCATTTTTCTGACGGGGATAATCTGCCGTCAGATAATGGGAAGTGCCTGGAACTGGTACGAAAACTGCTTGATTTTTGTAATATTTTTGGTTATGGCGAGATTGAGGGACTATACTATAATTCAAGTTCACTTATGTCTGTCTACCGTAAGATAAATGATGAAAAGTTTACCAGTGTGCTCATAAAAGATAAAACAGGAGTTTATCCAGCGCTGAAGACCTTTTTCAAGCCCCATAACGAGACCTGA